The genomic stretch AAAGGGGTAGTCGATGTGGTTGTCATTGAGGGGTTTTCTGGTAATATTGCCTTAAAAGTTGCAGAAGGAACTGCACGGCAAATAGCCGGGCTTTTAAATATTGTTATGCGCCGTTCTGTTTTTTCACGTCTTGGATACGTTTTGTCTCAAGGTGCTTTTCGTCAGCTGAAACAGAAAATAGATCCTGATCGGATTAATGGTGGTGTGCTTTTAGGTTTAAATGGTATTGTTATAAAAAGTCATGGGGGTGTTAATGCTGGTGGTTTTGCTTCTGCTATTCGCATTGGTTATGAAATGGTAAATAACGGACTTTTGAAAAAAATAATTGAAGATTTACAATATTTTCATGAAAATAAAATGACTCTTTGAAAATGATGAAGGTAGAGCTGTTAATTAATATGCAAACAATATGATCGTATTCGTAGTAGAGATAAGAAATTCTAAGAGAGGGTGAGGACTGTTATGATTCGGTCAGTTATATGTGGTGTAGGAAGTGCTTTACCAAAGAAAAGTTTATCAAATAATGAGATTACCAAGTTTGTTGAAACGTCTGATTCGTGGATTGTTCAACGTACGGGAATTCGCCAACGTTATATTGCTGATACAAATGAAACGACTGTTTCTTTAGGAGTAGCAGCTGCACAAGCTGCACTTAAAAATTCAGGTATGACAATAAAAGATATTGATTGTATTATTTTAGCTACTTCAACACCTAACCATACTTTTCCTGCTTCTGCTGTTGAAATTCAACATGCTTTGGGAATGAAGCATGGGTTTGCTTTTGATATTCAGGCTGTTTGTTCTGGTTTTATTTTTGCATTGACAACAGGAGATGTATATTTACGTTGTGGAGCAGCAAAAAGAATCTTAGTAATTGGATCTGAAACATTTTCTCGGATTTTAGATTGGCAAGATCGTACGACATGTGTTTTATTTGGTGATGGTGCGGGTGCAGCTGTTTTGGAAGCGCAAGAAGTTGAAGGCAATATTGTTGTTGATTGCGGTATATTGTCTACAAAATTGCGTTCTAATGGTGCGTATGTAGATAAATTGTATGTTGATGGTGGTCCTTCAACAACACAAACAACAGGTTATTTACGTATGAAAGGGCGAGAAGTTTTTAAACATGCAGTTGGTATGATAACTGATGTGATTGATGATTGTTTTGCAGCTGTTAATATGAGTTCTTCTCAGCTAGATTGGTTTGTACCTCATCAGGCTAATAAACGTATTATCGAAGCGTCAGCTAAAAAATTAGGGATTACATTAGATAAAGTTGTGATGACCGTTGATCAACATGGTAATACATCTGCAGCATCAGTACCATTAGCTTTAACAACTGCTGTTCAAGATGGAAGAATTAAAAAAGGAGATCTCATTATGTTAGAGGCTATGGGGGGAGGATTTACCTGGGGGGCGATTCTTGTTCGTTGGTAAATTATAGCGGCTTGACCATATTTGAATAAAACGTATAAATCGCTTTGTAACTTTGAATTTTAATAGGTGGTTATGATGACAGGTAAGACAGTGACACGTGCAGATTTGGCTAGTGTGGTTTGTAGGAAAGTAGGCTTGTCACATACTGAATCGTCAGCTTTGGTTGAGTCTATTTTAGATGAAATTTGCAATTCACTTGTAAAAGGTGAAGTGGTTAAATTATCTTCTTTTGCAACTTTTCAAGTTCGCAATAAAAGTAAACGAATTGGACGCAATCCAAAAACAGGTATTGAAGCACCTATTCCACCACGGCGTGTGGTAACTTTTAAAGCTGCGAATATACTTAAAAAAAGAATTTTAGATGCACATCGTGCAAGGCAGAAGTAAAATTTCATACCAAATAGCGATATTTTAAAATGTCTGATGTTTGATAAAGAAATTTATATGGGTAATTTTTTGCTATTTGGGTAACAAGTTTTATATTAAAATGTAATTGAGAATAATTCTTATTTTCGATCAATCGTAGCAAGAGATTTGAACTAATTTAGTTATTATAAAATCATTAGTACAATATTTAATAAGGTATTGCAAAATGGACAAGAGCCCTGATGCTTTTCGAACAATTAGTGAAGTAGCAGAATTACTGGAGCTACCACAGCATGTGTTAAGATTTTGGGAAACACGTTTTGTTCAGATTAAGCCATTAAAGCGTGGTGGTGGAAGGCGTTACTATCGTCCTGTTGATATTGATTTGCTCAACGGTATTAAACAACTACTTTATGGTAAAGGTTATACTATAAAGGGCGTGCAACGCCTTTTAAAAGAAAATGGTACTTCTTTTGTTATTGCATTTGGTAATAGCGATCTTAATGACATGAATGTTATAATAGAAAAAGAATGTGCAGAACAAACATCTGAATCTACCAAAATTAATGAATCCACTAAGAGTAAGTCAAAAAAGGCAGCGTTTGGACTTTTAGGGTTTATGAAGGGTGAAGAGGAATTTGTTGGTGCTGTTAAGAGCCATCAAGACAAGACTGATAAAACATTATTACAGGAAACGCTATTTGAATTGATTGAATGTAAGCGTATGCTTGATAGAGCACGATAAGTAGTAAACTATTTTGAATTTAGCACAATTACTTTTATTATTGAATGTTTATTAAACGGCGTAAATCTGGGGGGGTTGCTTCATTTGAGAGTTGTTTCATTACTTCTTCTATAGGTAAAACAGTCTGATCTGTGCTTCCTAAACGGCGCATACTCACACTATTTGTTTCAGATTCACGTTTACCACATACAAGGATTACAGGGACTTTTTGTAAAGAATGTTCACGTATTTTGTAATTAATTTTTTCATTACGAAGATCTGCTGTAGTTGAAAGACCAATAGCTTTGAGTTTTCTTGTTATTTTTTCTGCATATTCATTTGCTTCAGATGTGATTGGTGCAACAACAACCTGTTGAGGGGCAAGCCAAAGCGGCATATGTCCAGAAAAATTTTCAATTAATATACCAAGAAAACGCTCCATTGATCCCAAAATAGCTCTATGGATCATAACAGGCTGACGTTTTTCTGAATCCTTATCAATATAGAATGCTCCAAAACGCTTAGGTAGATTGAAGTCTACTTGTGTTGTTCCACATTGCCATTCACGACCAATAGCATCTTTCAATGTATATTCAAATTTTGGGCCATAAAATGCACCTTCACCTGGAAGGATGCTTGTTTTAATACGTCCTTCTGATTTTTTCTCAATAGTTTTAAGGACAGATGACATTATGTTTTCACAATGATCCCATAATTCGTCAGAGCCGACACGTTTTTCTGGACGCGTTGAAAATTTAAGACTAATTTCTTCAAAACCAAAATCTGCATAAGTTGATAAAATTAAATCATTAATACTAAGGCATTCATCAGCTAATTGTTCATCTGTGCAAAAAATATGTGCATCATCTTGCGTAAAGCTACGAACGCGCATAAGACCGTGTAGAGAACCTGAAGGCTCATAACGATGAATAATACCAAACTCAGCAAGTCTAATAGGCAAGTCTCGGTAAGACTTTAAACCATGTTTGAAAATTTGCACATGACCAGGGCAATTCATGGGTTTAAGAGCATAAACACATTGATTATCCCAATCATCAGCAGCTGGGGTTGTTTGAAACATATTTTCCTTATACCATCCCCAATGACCAGATATTTCCCAAAGTGATTTATCAAGAACTTGTGGTGCATTAACTTCGTCATATTTATGATCATCAAGGCGGCGGCGCATATAGCTAATTAAATTTTGGAACATTTTCCAACCTTTTGGATGCCAGAAAATCATTCCTGGGCTTTCTTCTTGGAAATGAAATAAATTCATTTCACGTCCTAAGCGGCGATGATCGCGTTTTTCTGCTTCTTCTAGCGTATAGAGATAGGCTTTTAAGTCATTTTCGTTAGCAAATGCTATGCCATAAATTCTCGTTAACATAGGATTATTGGCATCCCCACGCCAATAAGCTCCTGCGACTTTCATCAGTTTGAAAGCATTGCCAATTTGACCGGTAGATTGCATATGTGGACCACGACAAAGATCAAACCAATCTCCTTGATAATAAACTTTTACGTCTTGATTTTCAGGGATAGCATCAATAATCTCAACCTTATACAGTTCGTTTTTTTCAGAAAAAATTTTCTTAGCTTTTTCACGAGACCAAATTTCTTTTCTAAAAGGTTTGTTTCGTTGGATAATTTCACGCATTTTTTTTTCAATAATGCTGAGGTCATCTAATGTAAAAGGTTGTTTACGTGCGAAATCATAGTAAAAACCATTTTCAATAACGGGGCCAATTGTAACTTGTGTTTCAGGAAACAGTTCCTGCACTGCTTCAGCTAAAACATGAGCGCAATCATGGCGTATCAATTCAAGTGCACGTGGATCGTCGCGAGTAATAATTTCCACTTGTCCAGATTGTTCTAATGGATCTGAAAGGTCTCGGATGATTCCGTTAAGGCTATAGGCAACTGCTTTTTTTGCGAGTGATTTAGAAATAGACTCAGCCAATTCTAAACCTGTCATTTCAGAGGGGTAATCACGTTTTGAACCATCAGGAAAAGAAAGAGAAATAAGGTCAGACATAAAACACCTTTTTAGTCCAATTCCGCCAACGATTGCGGATGGTTTCGTGAAAATTTAACAATAGTCAGATAAAGTTAGTAGATTAATTTTCTATCAATATGCATTAAAAAAGAAAAGCAATTATTTATCATTTTTGGCAGAAATTTTCCAATAATACCAAGGTTTATAAGAGTAATCAAGAGAAGTTGGTACTGGATCAAAGCCATATGTTCCAAATGGGCCACAACGTACAATACGAAAAAAACCCATCCATGCACCAGCCCACAGACCATAGCGTGCAATCGCTTCATAGGTATATTCTGAACAGGTTGGGATATGACGACATTGATTTCCAATCAAACTGGAAAGTGTTATTTGATAAAGACGTATCAACGTAGTGCCAAGTAATCGTCCAGGTGTTTTCCGCCAAAGACCTGTGTAATTGCGAGTTTGTATTTTTTTTTGTTTGGGCTGTAATTTAACCATTTGTTTTTTCTTCAATTTGTTCAATACAGTCTACGACTGCATCAAAGGTAAGCATTGTTGAGGCATGGCGTTCTTTATAATCTTTAATGGGTTGCAAGCAGGAAAATGCTTCAAATGGAGCAGGGGGAGGAGGGCCATTTTCTGTTAACATATAAAGGATAGTTTCGCGTAATGCTTTAAGATCTTGCATTTTTTTGCCAATAATATGACGCGCTAAAATAGAAGATGAAGCTTGTCCAAGTGCACATGCATATACCTCATGAGCAAAATCTATAACGATATCATTGTCTACTTTTAAATCTACAAGAACCGTTGATCCGCAAAGGCGTGCATGTTTTTTTGACGTTGCATCAGGATTATTAAGACGCCCAATTCTACTTATATGAGCAGCATATTCAAGAATTTTATTGCTATAAATGTTGTCCATCACGGGCTGTTGCTTGGAATTTTAAGAGTTTTCAATATTCAAGCTTTTAATTCACTTGCGTAAAGATTATTATAAAATAAATTAATGTATATAAATATTTTATACATAATAAGCTGGAGTTTTTTAAATGCATAGTCCTATGAAAGGAATAGCTAAAGATCTTTTTCTATCTGAGAAAAAGCGTCCTAGTTTTGAAGAAGTGGAAGCAGCGGTTCGTACATTGTTGTTATGGGTAGGGGAAAATCCAGATCGAGAAGGGCTTTTAAATACTCCTAAACGTGTTGCTAAAGTGTATAGTGAACTTTTTTCTGGTTATGATGAATCAGTTGAGGAGATTTTAGGAACAGTTTTTGAAGAGGTTTCAGGTTATAATGAGCCGATAATTATGAAGGATATTGGTTTTTATTCACATTGTGAGCATCATGTCCTTCCAATTGTTGGTAAAGCTCATATCGCCTACCTTCCCGATACAAAAATTGTTGGTCTTTCAAAAATTGCACGTGTCATAGATATTTTTTCTCGTCGTTTGCAAACGCAAGAAGCCATGACAGCTCAAGTAGCTAATGCTTTGGAAACACATTTAAAGCCCCGCGGTGTTGCAGTAGTAATTGAAGCTGAACATATGTGCATGGCTATGAGAGGGATACGAAAGCACGGAGCTACAACAATTACAACAAGTTTTCATGGCTCTTATAAAAAAGATCAAGTTGCGCAAGCCAATTTGATGATGGTACTTCGCCAGCTATGATAAAGTGCAGAGTTTGGCGACTTGTATCTAAAGTATACTGTGGCGGTTAAGATAAAATAAGTTATAAAAACACGAAAATGGGCTTGTGTCACGCTTTATGATTTGTTAAATCCCCCAAAGTTAATGTATTTGGCCTGTACCATGTGCGGTCGTGGCGGAATTGGTAGACGCGCAGCGTTGAGGTCGCTGTGGGGCAACCCGTGGAAGTTCGAGTCTTCTCGACCGCACCATTATTTATTTTCAATATGCTGAAATATATATACTTTTATTTAATTAGATAATTTTTAGTCTATTTTTTGAAGTTTATACAATTTTACTTAAATTGTGATTATTTCCAGCGTATTTTCTTTGATAGAAATGCCAAAACCTTTTTTCTCCGTCTTAATTGTTATTATATGGAAGGGGAAAATGCATGACAGAGATTGTGCAGAAACTGCTCAGTGGTAACTGCAAAGCATGTACACAAGGTCTGATTAAATCCTTAGCACAATACATCGGTTTATGAAGAAACTGTGGTTGCTGCGATTATTTCTGTTGAATCAGATGGTAAAGGTTTTGATGATGAATAACGTGTAAAAGAGTACTTGTATTCGATAATCTCAAATTTTCGATAGGAAAAATAAACACCATTGTTGAGCTACGTGCTTATATTGGTAAAGCATTTTCAGATTATTGATGGATTAATACTATTTTTTGTAGGCTTGATGTTATATTCATGTCAGATCGCGTCAAAAAAACTTATTTGAAAGCTTATAAGAAAGGCAGAGGGATTTAAAAAGTTCTCTTTAAGTGCAGAGGAGAGAACTGTGGGTGAAAAGATATTTTGTGATTATATTTGATACGCCCGCTTTCAAGTGAATAGTATTTATAATCTTTTTATTGTTTCTTAATTTTGGCATCTCATAGATGCAATGGATAGTATTTTACATATTTAAAACACATAGTTCTCAAAGAATTAGATCCACCAAACCTCTCCTTTAAAATATGGAAAAAATAACCAAGCTTATATAAAAATATGCAAGTTTAGATTTTATTTATGAAAACAGTTAAGCCGCATTGCAAAGTGATGTTGTATTCTGTTCTAGTGATTGTGGAATTTTGATTTTAGGTGAGAAAATCATCAGTTCTTGAGCTTTTCTCTTATTTTGTAGAGAATACCGTATATTAAATTCTATTTTAGAATATTGATCGTACAAGAATTTAACTTCTTCTACATTGTCATAAGTAATTAACCAAAGAGCATTTACATGTTTAGAAATGGTATTTTCTAAATGATGGTGATCTTTAGTTTTATAAAATGAAGTATACAGTCCTTTTCCTTTTTTGAAGTATGGGGGATCTATATAAAGGCAAATATTTTCATCTTTGTCTGTTCCATAACGTAGCAAAAATTCCTGTGCATCTAGCTGCGTTAAATGTATCCTATCTTTTTGTGCGCTTATGTTTCTAATTCGACTAATTAAATTTTCTTTATTGAATCTACAGTCTATTTTGTAATTCCCAGCTTGCTTTTTTCCTCCGATGGGACCAGCATTTTTAATAATTCCTGATCTGTTTGTTCGATTCAAAAAGAGAGTAGCAAACCCTACAGAAAGCACATCTGCTTTTTCAGGAGAAATTTCTTTTTGTTTGTACCATTCTTCTAAGTTAATAGTTGTCGTGTTAATCTTTTCTATTAATTCTTCTGTCTTGTATAAAACACAATGCCAAAAACTCCAAATAAACGGGTCAATATCATTAATGTAAATATCTTTCACATCACCATTTAAAAGAAGTTTTAGAGCCAATCCGCCACCACCAGCAAAAGGTTCACGATAAGAACATCCGTTTAATCCATTTGTCTCAAAGATTTCTTTGACTTTTCCATAGAGTGCAGTCTTGCCACCCGGATACCTTAATGGAGAATAACTACAAACCATCTTTCTCAACCCCTACAGTATTAGAAAAAATCATGTCATCGTATTTTGTTTATATTGGACAGCAGTGGCTGAAACATTTTCTTGATTCTCATGTGGCTTGTTCTTACATGCTTCATTGATTAACAGCATTAACAATGGCTTTAATACTTGCATATCACTGACAATTTGTTCATAACTTAAAGGTGCTGCGAAGAGAGCATGTTTAGCTATGTTTGTTTGTTTTCTGACCTTTGTTAGAGTAGCTAAAGTATCTTTTTTATTGTCCCGTATACAGTTTGTATTATCAAATATAGTTTTTAATAATGAGTGGTTCTTTAAAAACGTATCAAAAGATACATCTTTTGGACGACCTAATATACCCGTGAGCGCTTCGAATAAACAATTAAATGCCATATACAAAAGAGGTGTATCCGCGTGAATATTTAATTTTTTTACTGAAGAATATATGCTAATAAGTTTTATATAACCTAATTTAGTCAATTGTTTCGCAATTTCTTCATCATAACAAGATAATTTTTGTTTTTGACAATTTTCATTTTTATTCGCATCATTGTTAAATAATAGTCTATATTGTTCTTCAGAATGTTTTGTTTCTTTTTTATCCTTGCTTCTTCTAGAATCATTTCTAGAATAAACCTTAGTCAGCTTGAATCTTCGAAATAATAGTTCGAAATATTTTTCAATGCTTTTTTTACTATTGTGGGTACGAGAATTTATCTTCCCTTCAAGCATATCTTGTACAAATTGTTTCAGACAATTATCAAGCGCAGAATTTTCTTCATAGGATGGAAAGATTACCTTGTCTTTCTCCTGATCATAATCAATTCCAGTATATTCAGAAAAAATCGGTTTTGAAATAAAGCGTGTCACAGTGCTAATATTATAGTATTGTGAAGGGTCTTCTAATAGATGATCGAATAATAGGCATGCAAATCTATCCGGACTTGATTGGGACTGACGTGCTTTTTGTATAGCATTCCATTGTTTCACACCTTTTCCTTTATTTTGACCTAAATGTTTTATCTCTATCCAGTGATTAGCCTCTTTTCTATTAGAAACAATCATACATTCTACAGAACTTATTCGAACTTTACGGTTTGCACTATACTTGCTAATTTTTTTGAAGAAGCGTTCTGGAGCTAAATTTGGATTATCAATAAACTTAAGTGCAATTAGTCGCCGGTTACCTTCTAAAACAATATACTTTTCTCTATCTTGCAATACGATAAATTTTTCACATGGAGATATCCCGTTTTCGGCAATATCTTTAGCCAATTCCGTAATTTGTTCTGTATCGCAAAGAGAATTTATAGCATCCTTTTCATTTGATGGTACAGAAATTCTAGGGTTTTCTGGATCAAGTTTAAGTTTTTTCAAAGAAACTTTTGTAGTTTTTACCATTATCCCTCCAGCAAGCAGAAATATCGAATCATAAAACTAATATAATAAACTAACAAACATCCTATATTATTGTAAAAGCTAACTATTATATACAAATAACACTTTAAAAATTCTCTTTGAAACTCTTTGACTTAAAAGCGAGCAATGTCGTGCAAACATTGCTCAACTTTTGTTCTTTAAAATGAAGAAAAAGACTCATCATTTGGAATTTTTTCAAACGATTTTTGATACAAATGTAGCCCACTGTTCTAAGAGAGCATGTCGTTGTTCTAAAAAATCTGTTCGCATGTAAGCTTTTGTCACTGAACTACCAACTGAATGAGCAAGGACCGTTTCTGCAATCTCAAATGGTGTTGATGTTGTTTCTGCTATCCAATCCCGTAAGCTTGAGCGAAAACCATGAGGACGATACTTTAAACCACAAAGTTTCATATGTTTTGCCATGCTTGCATCAGAAATCGGGGTGCCTTTAAGACCAGAAAATAGAAAACCCTTTTTTTCAAAGGAGAGAGCTTTTTCAATGACTCTTAAAACTTCATTACTTAGCGGTACGCGAAAGTCTGAAACTTTTCCTACAATACCCTTCATATTTTCTTTTGGTATCGTCCATATATTTTTATCAATTTGCTCAAGACGCAAATATCGCAAGGGATATGACCGTACTCCAGTCAAAATCAGTAATTTCAGTGCTAAATTTGAAAGGAGATCATCATTTAAGTTTTGATAAAAAGCCGGAACTTCCCGCCATGGCATAGCAGGAATATTTGTTGATATAGCGCGTGACTTTCCTAAAAGAGCGCGTGCTTTCATACAAGCTTGTAAATCAACATCCAAGCCAAGAGCGGCGGCATATTTTAAGCAAATATTGATACGGTTAAGTACTTTTCGCGCTGTATCTCCTTTTTTATGCCAAAGTGGAGTAAGAACATTACGAATAATATTCGCTGTTAATTTTTCTATAGGAAGATTACCTAATATGTGGAATAACGTGTAACTCTAGTGGAGAAAACCAACGACCATTTTTCCCTTCATTTTTTAACTCAGCTTTTTTACTTTCAAAAGCCGCTTAAGCAATTTCTTGAAAAATATTGCTTTGTTATTTTAAAATGCTTTGTTCTCGAAATACGATAGAATCATGCCGTCTTTAAGAATATCGCTATAATGTCTAGCAAGCTCGCGTGCCTCTTTTAAAGAAGTTTTTGTAACAGAACCAAAGCCCCATTTGATGGTGTTTATTGCAGTATGTATAACGAAAAAACCAAGCGCGTGTATTATCTTTTCGAACATTCAGCCATAAGCCTGCTCCATCACAATATTTACCCTGAGGAGATGTCTTTACAAACAATGCTGATAACCTATGAATCGCCCTCATTTTACCCCTCCTTCTAGACCACCTTTAATTTTTGATATGAGATTTTTTATTTAATCATTAATTTTCTTATTGAATCATAAAAAGCCATACATAATAATGCATTTTTGCACAATTTTATGTAATTGATTCATATTGATAAAACCTGCTTTGCTCTCTCGCAGAACCATTTATCTTCTCTATTATTATTCATTTGCATTTTCTGTTATTATTGTGAAGTGTGGATGAACACAAAAATTCCTTCTTTATCTATTTTATTATAATACATTTTCTAATAGTAATTCTATTTCAGTTCGTTAAAAGTCATTTTTTTTACTATAAATTTAAAGTATGAGCTCTCTTTTTGATAAGATTGGGTGGTGTTGTAATGAAAATATTTTTAAAATGTGTAATATTTTTTATTTGCGCCACTTTACTTATAGCGTGTACCAACCAGCGTGCTGTGCTTTGGCATGGGATAAATGCAACACCATCTATGATTGCTACACAACGAGAAGTTGAAGGCGGATTAATTTCTCCGAAAGCTATCGTTCCAGTGTATGTTGCAACAAGCCGCAGGGCCCAAGATAATTATTCTCAACCTTATGGGGCAGAGCGATCAAATAGAGTGTATTATAATCGTGTTGATGTAGGAATTCCTCAACAGCATATGAAAGGTATCGTTGAAAAAAATGCGTATAAACCCAGCCTCGATAAATATTTTACAGCAGTGGCTTTGCGACAATATGATAATAAAGAACGATTTAAACAGCAATTAAATCTTGCGTTAGCAAAAAAACCAAAAGGAAAAAAAGAAATTTTCCTTTTTATTCATGGTTATAATAATAATTTTGCAGATGGCACATTCCGCACAGCTCAATTTTCTTATGATTATTCTTTAGATGCAGTTGCTGTGCATTATTCGTGGCCCTCTGCTGGATCCGTGCCTTTTTATATTTATGATCGTGATAGTGCTAATTTTGCACGTGACGGGCTAATAGAGCTCTTAACAGTTATCAGCGAAACATCAGCTGATCAGATTTCGGTTATTGCGCATTCTATGGGCAATTTCGTTATCATGGAAGCATTCAGAACTTTAGCCTTGCAGAAAAAATATAAACCAATTTACCGTATTACAAGTTTCTTGATGGCTGCACCAGATATTGATCTTGATGTATTTGAACGCCAACTTCATGATATTAAAAAATTGCCTCATCCAACAGCTATTTTAGTATCTCGTAAAGATAAGGCTCTCGCTTTGTCAAGACGTCTTACGGGTGGGCACGCTCGTGTAGGGGATGGTTCAAGTATCGAAATATTGCGTAAGAATAAAATAGCAGTTTTAGATTTTTCTGATGTTGATGGTGGGGCGCATAGTGTATTTGCGTCTTCTCCGACATTAATGGCTCTTTCTAGGGAGGGTTCTTTAGCTTCAGCGATTATGCAGGGTACAGAATTATCACCTGGTCAAGAGATTTTTGCTGATAGTGGTCATTTTTTGAAAAAAACAACAGACTTTATTCTTTCTGCACCTATACACCTTTTGTCTCCTTTAACTGATTATTAGATGTGAAGCTTAGAAAGCATAATGTCTAATATCGATGAATTAAAAACAATATTTTAGACGGTATTTTAGCACTTTTTTTAGAATAATTTTATAAGGTACTAAATGAATAGTGGGATAATTTTGTAAAGCCAATCATTAGGTGGGTTTGTGATGGTTACAAAAAAGCACTATGTTAACACATCTACATTAGTTGATTATTTATC from Bartonella sp. WD16.2 encodes the following:
- a CDS encoding beta-ketoacyl-ACP synthase III, which produces MIRSVICGVGSALPKKSLSNNEITKFVETSDSWIVQRTGIRQRYIADTNETTVSLGVAAAQAALKNSGMTIKDIDCIILATSTPNHTFPASAVEIQHALGMKHGFAFDIQAVCSGFIFALTTGDVYLRCGAAKRILVIGSETFSRILDWQDRTTCVLFGDGAGAAVLEAQEVEGNIVVDCGILSTKLRSNGAYVDKLYVDGGPSTTQTTGYLRMKGREVFKHAVGMITDVIDDCFAAVNMSSSQLDWFVPHQANKRIIEASAKKLGITLDKVVMTVDQHGNTSAASVPLALTTAVQDGRIKKGDLIMLEAMGGGFTWGAILVRW
- a CDS encoding integration host factor subunit alpha gives rise to the protein MTGKTVTRADLASVVCRKVGLSHTESSALVESILDEICNSLVKGEVVKLSSFATFQVRNKSKRIGRNPKTGIEAPIPPRRVVTFKAANILKKRILDAHRARQK
- a CDS encoding MerR family transcriptional regulator, with product MDKSPDAFRTISEVAELLELPQHVLRFWETRFVQIKPLKRGGGRRYYRPVDIDLLNGIKQLLYGKGYTIKGVQRLLKENGTSFVIAFGNSDLNDMNVIIEKECAEQTSESTKINESTKSKSKKAAFGLLGFMKGEEEFVGAVKSHQDKTDKTLLQETLFELIECKRMLDRAR
- the thrS gene encoding threonine--tRNA ligase, whose translation is MSDLISLSFPDGSKRDYPSEMTGLELAESISKSLAKKAVAYSLNGIIRDLSDPLEQSGQVEIITRDDPRALELIRHDCAHVLAEAVQELFPETQVTIGPVIENGFYYDFARKQPFTLDDLSIIEKKMREIIQRNKPFRKEIWSREKAKKIFSEKNELYKVEIIDAIPENQDVKVYYQGDWFDLCRGPHMQSTGQIGNAFKLMKVAGAYWRGDANNPMLTRIYGIAFANENDLKAYLYTLEEAEKRDHRRLGREMNLFHFQEESPGMIFWHPKGWKMFQNLISYMRRRLDDHKYDEVNAPQVLDKSLWEISGHWGWYKENMFQTTPAADDWDNQCVYALKPMNCPGHVQIFKHGLKSYRDLPIRLAEFGIIHRYEPSGSLHGLMRVRSFTQDDAHIFCTDEQLADECLSINDLILSTYADFGFEEISLKFSTRPEKRVGSDELWDHCENIMSSVLKTIEKKSEGRIKTSILPGEGAFYGPKFEYTLKDAIGREWQCGTTQVDFNLPKRFGAFYIDKDSEKRQPVMIHRAILGSMERFLGILIENFSGHMPLWLAPQQVVVAPITSEANEYAEKITRKLKAIGLSTTADLRNEKINYKIREHSLQKVPVILVCGKRESETNSVSMRRLGSTDQTVLPIEEVMKQLSNEATPPDLRRLINIQ
- the yidD gene encoding membrane protein insertion efficiency factor YidD: MVKLQPKQKKIQTRNYTGLWRKTPGRLLGTTLIRLYQITLSSLIGNQCRHIPTCSEYTYEAIARYGLWAGAWMGFFRIVRCGPFGTYGFDPVPTSLDYSYKPWYYWKISAKNDK
- a CDS encoding iron-sulfur cluster assembly scaffold protein, whose translation is MMDNIYSNKILEYAAHISRIGRLNNPDATSKKHARLCGSTVLVDLKVDNDIVIDFAHEVYACALGQASSSILARHIIGKKMQDLKALRETILYMLTENGPPPPAPFEAFSCLQPIKDYKERHASTMLTFDAVVDCIEQIEEKTNG
- the folE gene encoding GTP cyclohydrolase I FolE encodes the protein MHSPMKGIAKDLFLSEKKRPSFEEVEAAVRTLLLWVGENPDREGLLNTPKRVAKVYSELFSGYDESVEEILGTVFEEVSGYNEPIIMKDIGFYSHCEHHVLPIVGKAHIAYLPDTKIVGLSKIARVIDIFSRRLQTQEAMTAQVANALETHLKPRGVAVVIEAEHMCMAMRGIRKHGATTITTSFHGSYKKDQVAQANLMMVLRQL
- a CDS encoding DNA adenine methylase encodes the protein MVCSYSPLRYPGGKTALYGKVKEIFETNGLNGCSYREPFAGGGGLALKLLLNGDVKDIYINDIDPFIWSFWHCVLYKTEELIEKINTTTINLEEWYKQKEISPEKADVLSVGFATLFLNRTNRSGIIKNAGPIGGKKQAGNYKIDCRFNKENLISRIRNISAQKDRIHLTQLDAQEFLLRYGTDKDENICLYIDPPYFKKGKGLYTSFYKTKDHHHLENTISKHVNALWLITYDNVEEVKFLYDQYSKIEFNIRYSLQNKRKAQELMIFSPKIKIPQSLEQNTTSLCNAA
- a CDS encoding alpha/beta hydrolase; translation: MKIFLKCVIFFICATLLIACTNQRAVLWHGINATPSMIATQREVEGGLISPKAIVPVYVATSRRAQDNYSQPYGAERSNRVYYNRVDVGIPQQHMKGIVEKNAYKPSLDKYFTAVALRQYDNKERFKQQLNLALAKKPKGKKEIFLFIHGYNNNFADGTFRTAQFSYDYSLDAVAVHYSWPSAGSVPFYIYDRDSANFARDGLIELLTVISETSADQISVIAHSMGNFVIMEAFRTLALQKKYKPIYRITSFLMAAPDIDLDVFERQLHDIKKLPHPTAILVSRKDKALALSRRLTGGHARVGDGSSIEILRKNKIAVLDFSDVDGGAHSVFASSPTLMALSREGSLASAIMQGTELSPGQEIFADSGHFLKKTTDFILSAPIHLLSPLTDY